One Setaria italica strain Yugu1 chromosome II, Setaria_italica_v2.0, whole genome shotgun sequence DNA segment encodes these proteins:
- the LOC105913781 gene encoding uncharacterized protein LOC105913781 — protein MASPSHSSDSSASSATAPQPAPASVVQTVNIKSHVPMMLDMAEPNYTQWRPRALAADPRPRDADWVQNDHSIVNWLYTIMNKPIFDNVYKTRASAFRIWIEVEGIFRDYELHTAPSSRPSPRVGHPVSEPSQVLNLLRGLHAKYRHLKPIITDKSPPHTFQSARSYLLLEELRYEHDTKHDENQTFIARHGGSSATQPQHTDGSPSSTTGNSNNRYKPKNKKQGHGASNSAHSASITRRNSSSS, from the exons ATGGCTTCTCCTTCCCACTCCTCAGActcctctgcctcctctgcCACCGCACCGCAGCCCGCTCCAGCATCCGTCGTGCAAACTGTCAACATCAAGTCCCATGTGCCAATGATGCTCGACATGGCCGAGCCAAACTACACCCAGTGGAG ACCACGTGCACTTGCCGCCGATCCCCGCCCGCGCGACGCCGACTGGGTGCAAAACGACCATAGCATCGTCAACTGGCTGTACACCATAATGAACAAGCCCATCTTCGACAACGTCTACAAGACGCGCGCCTCCGCGTTCCGCATCTGGATAGAAGTCGAGGGCATCTTCCGTGACTACGAACTCCA TACTGCTCCAAGCTCAAGACCCTCGCCGCGCGTTGGCCACCCCGTCTCCGAGCCGTCCCAAGTGTTGAACCTCCTCCGTGGTCTCCACGCCAAGTACCGCCACCTGAAGCCAATCATCACCGACAAGTCCCCGCCGCACACCTTCCAGAGCGCCCGCTCCTACCTGCTGTTGGAAGAACTTCGCTACGAACACGACACCAAGCATGATGAGAACCAGACGTTCATCGCCAGACACGGTGGCTCCTCCGCCACCCAGCCGCAGCACACTGACGGATCTCCATCCTCCACCACCGGCAACTCCAACAACCGCTACAAGCCCAAGAACAAGAAGCAGGGCCATGGGGCCTCCAACAGCGCTCACTCTGCGTCCATCACCCGTAGGAATAGCTCTAGCAGTTAG